TGTAACGGACTGGGCGGCGTCGTATAATCCCGTCGTGCCGCGAAGCTTTGTCACCTGTGGGGAGGGGGAGTCATGAAGGCCCTGATTACCGGCGCGACCGGGTTTGTCGGCCGTCGCCTGGTGGCGAAGCTGCCGGGCTGCGTCGTCCTGACGCGCGACGCGAGCCGCGCGAAGGCCGTGCTGGGGGACGTGAACGCCTACCCCTGGGACGCCTCACGCGAGCGGCCCCCGTCGGCGGCGTTTCAAGGGGTCGACACGATTTTCCACCTGGCCGGCGAACCGGTCGCGGAAGGGCGCTGGAA
The window above is part of the Planctomycetia bacterium genome. Proteins encoded here:
- a CDS encoding NAD-dependent epimerase/dehydratase family protein, whose product is MKALITGATGFVGRRLVAKLPGCVVLTRDASRAKAVLGDVNAYPWDASRERPPSAAFQGVDTIFHLAGEPVAEGRW